The Gouania willdenowi chromosome 20, fGouWil2.1, whole genome shotgun sequence genome window below encodes:
- the skida1 gene encoding SKI/DACH domain-containing protein 1 yields the protein MGDPECGFEEMQGVRLGYLLIKGKQMFALSQVFTDLLKNIPRTTVHKRMDHLKVQKHHCDLTELRKLKAINTIAFHAAKCTLISREDVEALYLSCKTERVLKSNKRRAKPVRDEEEEDEEEEDASQGFVWKEKVWLSLHGVPETVTVRRSREGTAADSKLPHFYHKTQGQDQRTATKSTHKHFKNYETSAISGNRVTWSQRHAFFRSRQSVVLQSARLSRSAGDLLHKRRKRRRRRCEGGGRDSHHHPAPAPVLLLQPKFSSSHGTSFGPFHLSHDFYLNPRSHPPPHPHHHHHHHHHQHQPSFPESYSSDTESSTYSYPDSDFGSGFSTSSSSEEEEEEEEDEDDTQSESSDVSSSDDEEEEEEESSSQSDSSSVSSRVSVQSIRFRRARVCLSTSTSTSTSSSRTPLVMQPCTFQYNQAQEQEKQEDTLSQEFLCSEKDLGVQKFQSLSLMTGESFYLNESKREVDVETSPVHDQKKTSWKSQLSSTQHGDNNNHNNNNNNSKNTKFTKCAILSSLTPSPSLKKIKTELEEPCVTSYPPPFNLCNVKVKVEENCEEYGYQCQNQYQTQYQYHTTGHKTERISEQHLIGIKAPDVDPDPDVASTSFSGTITHQDYAPCVDQKDQRDTICKKPRLSNSRTQPNKLNTHSSSSSSSSSTSSSSTCSRVEKAPVEELPSRRKRSTPFSLMANFPSLPSLIVGRDGDLCPAHSLNSLRSRAGPPPPSHPVWRWQPGGHILPPPQAQRTRKY from the coding sequence ATGGGAGACCCGGAGTGTGGCTTTGAGGAGATGCAGGGAGTGAGATTGGGTTACCTGCTCATCAAAGGCAAGCAGATGTTCGCTTTGTCCCAAGTTTTCACCGACCTGCTGAAGAACATCCCGCGGACCACCGTGCACAAGCGCATGGACCACCTGAAGGTGCAGAAGCACCACTGTGACCTGACGGAGCTGCGGAAGCTCAAAGCGATCAACACCATCGCGTTCCACGCAGCCAAGTGCACGTTGATATCACGGGAGGACGTGGAGGCTTTGTATTTATCCTGCAAAACGGAGCGGGTTTTAAAGTCCAACAAAAGGAGAGCGAAACCGGTGCgggatgaggaagaggaagacgaGGAGGAAGAGGACGCGTCCCAGGGGTTTGTGTGGAAGGAGAAAGTTTGGTTGAGTTTGCACGGCGTCCCGGAGACCGTGACCGTGCGCAGGAGCCGAGAGGGCACGGCCGCCGACTCCAAACTACCTCATTTTTACCACAAAACGCAAGGACAGGATCAGCGCACGGCGACTAAATCCACTCACAAACACTTCAAAAACTATGAAACATCCGCAATATCCGGGAATCGCGTCACGTGGAGCCAAAGACACGCGTTTTTCCGGAGCCGCCAGTCCGTAGTGCTCCAGTCCGCCAGGCTGTCGCGCTCTGCCGGCGACCTGCTGCAcaaaaggaggaagaggaggaggaggaggtgcgAGGGCGGAGGCAGGGATTCGCACCATCACCCTGCACCAGCACCGgtgctgctcctccagcccaagTTCTCCTCCAGCCACGGAACCTCATTCGGACCATTCCATCTCAGCCACGATTTCTATCTCAACCCTCGATcccatcctcctcctcatcctcatcaccaccaccatcatcatcaccaccagcACCAGCCCAGTTTCCCAGAAAGCTACAGCAGCGACACCGAGTCCAGCACCTACTCCTACCCGGACTCGGACTTCGGTTCTGGGTTCTCcaccagcagcagctcagaggaggaagaggaagaggaggaggatgaagatgacaCCCAATCAGAGAGTTCAGATGTCAGCAGCTcggatgatgaagaggaggaagaggaggagagctCGTCTCAGTCGGACTCCAGCTCGGTTTCGAGTCGGGTTTCGGTCCAAAGCATCCGTTTCAGACGCGCACGGGTCTGCCTTAGCACAAGTACCAGTACCAGCACCAGTAGTAGTAGAACCCCTTTGGTTATGCAGCCGTGCACGTTCCAATACAATCAAGCTCAGGAACAGGAAAAACAGGAGGACACGCTGAGCCAGGAATTCCTATGCAGTGAAAAAGACTTGGGAGTGCAGAAATTCCAATCTTTATCTCTCATGACGGGGGAAAGCTTTTATTTGAATGAATCAAAAAGGGAAGTTGATGTTGAAACATCACCAGTACACGACCAGAAAAAGACCTCATGGAAAAGCCAATTGAGCAGCACACAACACGGAGACAATAACaatcataacaataataataataatagtaaaaacaccaaattcacaaaatgtgcCATACTCAGCTCCCTCACCCCCTCCCCGTCactaaaaaagattaaaaccgAGTTAGAAGAGCCCTGTGTGACCTCCTATCCGCCCCCTTTTAATCTGTGTAATGTGAAAGTCAAAGTGGAGGAAAACTGTGAGGAATATGGTTACCAGTGCCAGAACCAGTACCAAACCCAGTACCAGTACCACACAACTGGGCATAAAACGGAGAGAATCAGCGAACAGCATCTCATTGGGATTAAAGCTCCAGATGTTGACCCTGATCCTGATGTGGCCTCCACCTCCTTTTCTGGCACCATTACGCATCAGGATTACGCACCATGTGTGGATCAAAAAGATCAGAGGGACACAATCTGCAAAAAACCCAGACTTTCCAATTCCAGAACGCAAccaaacaaactaaacacacactcctcctcttcctcatcttcatcctctACATCTTCCTCCTCTACGTGTTCTCGTGTAGAGAAGGCCCCAGTCGAGGAACTACCGAGCAGACGTAAACGCAGCACGCCTTTCAGCCTGATGGCTAATTTCCCGTCCCTACCGTCGCTGATCGTTGGCAGGGACGGGGATCTGTGTCCCGCTCACTCCCTGAACTCACTGAGGAGCCGCGCAGGGCCTCCCCCTCCGTCTCACCCCGTGTGGAGGTGGCAGCCAGGCGGCCACATTCTCCCTCCCCCACAGGCTCAGAGAACCAGGAAATActga